The proteins below come from a single Deltaproteobacteria bacterium genomic window:
- a CDS encoding flavodoxin family protein produces MNHLVITCHPRTSSFTRAIADTVEAVSVALGHDTRRRDLYALDFEAVLRATDLDALATGSVPPDIRLEQEFLQWTDMLTLVYPIWWAGMPALLKGYIDRVLCPDFVFERIGDSPLGPLAGKKVLIFNTTGAPSTFYASQDMHQCMASITDTGIFEICGMEVLHHAFFGGVTTIPDNELKTYLANVEAITSRYL; encoded by the coding sequence ATGAACCACCTCGTCATCACCTGCCATCCCCGTACGTCGAGTTTTACCCGCGCCATCGCCGACACCGTGGAAGCCGTGTCCGTGGCCCTGGGACATGACACCCGCCGCCGCGACCTCTACGCCCTGGACTTCGAAGCCGTGCTCCGCGCCACGGACCTCGACGCCCTGGCCACGGGCAGCGTGCCCCCGGATATCCGCCTGGAACAGGAATTCCTGCAATGGACGGATATGCTGACCCTGGTCTACCCCATCTGGTGGGCGGGCATGCCGGCGCTGCTCAAGGGCTATATCGACCGGGTGCTCTGCCCGGACTTCGTTTTCGAACGCATCGGGGATTCACCCCTCGGCCCCTTGGCCGGAAAGAAAGTCCTCATCTTCAACACCACCGGCGCGCCAAGCACCTTCTACGCCAGCCAGGACATGCACCAATGCATGGCGTCCATCACGGACACGGGCATTTTCGAGATCTGCGGCATGGAAGTGCTGCACCATGCCTTTTTTGGTGGCGTGACCACGATTCCGGATAATGAACTCAAAACCTATCTGGCCAACGTGGAGGCCATCACGTCCAGATATCTCTAA